One genomic region from Rhodoligotrophos appendicifer encodes:
- a CDS encoding manganese/iron ABC transporter ATP-binding protein, whose protein sequence is MNAPFSTAALPIDREAEQGLCVRDVTVTYRNGHTALRNASFEIPTGTITALVGVNGSGKSTLFKAIMGFVKASKGSISILGRPVREALRQSIVAYVPQSEDVDWNFPVSVEDVVMMGRYGRMNFMRIAKASDHAAVAAALARVGMSDYRSRQIGELSGGQKKRVFLARALAQEGRVILLDEPFTGVDVNTEEAIIRLLGSLRDEGRVMLVSTHNLGSVPDFCDRTVLLKGTVIDYGLTADVFTRENLEKTFGGVLRHFTLDEAVAGQPRAVGVITDDERPFVVFGNHAVPEAVDEDADRR, encoded by the coding sequence ATGAATGCCCCCTTCTCCACCGCCGCGTTGCCCATCGATCGAGAAGCGGAGCAGGGTCTTTGTGTGAGGGACGTCACCGTCACCTATCGCAATGGTCACACGGCCCTGCGCAACGCCAGCTTTGAGATCCCCACCGGCACCATCACCGCCCTGGTCGGCGTCAATGGCAGCGGCAAGTCCACATTGTTCAAGGCGATCATGGGCTTTGTGAAGGCCTCCAAGGGCTCGATCTCGATCCTCGGCCGGCCGGTCCGCGAGGCCTTGCGGCAAAGCATCGTGGCCTATGTCCCGCAAAGCGAGGATGTCGACTGGAATTTTCCGGTCAGCGTCGAGGATGTCGTGATGATGGGTCGCTATGGCCGCATGAATTTCATGCGCATCGCCAAGGCCAGCGACCATGCGGCAGTCGCGGCCGCCCTGGCCCGCGTCGGCATGAGCGACTACCGCTCGCGCCAGATCGGCGAACTTTCGGGCGGCCAGAAAAAGCGGGTCTTCCTCGCCCGCGCCCTGGCCCAGGAAGGTCGGGTCATCCTCCTGGATGAGCCCTTCACCGGTGTCGATGTCAACACCGAGGAGGCCATCATCCGCTTGCTCGGATCCCTGCGGGACGAGGGCCGGGTGATGCTCGTCTCCACCCACAACCTCGGCAGCGTCCCGGATTTCTGCGACCGGACCGTCCTGCTGAAGGGCACCGTCATCGACTACGGCCTGACCGCCGACGTCTTTACTCGTGAGAATTTGGAAAAGACTTTCGGCGGCGTCTTGCGTCACTTCACCCTGGATGAAGCGGTGGCGGGACAGCCCCGCGCTGTCGGTGTCATTACCGATGATGAGCGACCCTTCGTCGTCTTTGGCAATCACGCCGTGCCTGAGGCCGTCGACGAAGACGCGGACCGCCGCTGA
- a CDS encoding metal ABC transporter permease, translating to MDYLLEPFGYGYMVNAMWVSAMVGGVCAFLSAYLMLKGWSLIGDALSHAIVPGVAGAFMLGLPFSLGAFFSGALAAGAMLFLNQRTKLREDAIIGLIFTSFFGLGLFMVSLSPTSVNIQTIVLGNILAITPEDTLQLAIIGCVSLAILFVKWKDLMVTFFDESHARSIGLNTTLLKVLFFTLLSACTVAALQTVGAFLVIAMVVTPGATAYLLTDRFQRLLVLSIAIGALTSFIGAYISYFLDGATGGIIVTLQTLVFLTAFVFAPKHGMLASRLKAARALEAAQ from the coding sequence ATGGACTATCTCCTCGAACCCTTCGGCTACGGCTACATGGTGAACGCCATGTGGGTCAGCGCGATGGTGGGCGGCGTCTGCGCCTTTCTCTCGGCCTATCTGATGCTGAAGGGCTGGTCCCTGATCGGCGACGCTCTCTCCCATGCCATCGTGCCCGGCGTCGCCGGTGCCTTTATGCTGGGTCTGCCATTCTCCCTGGGGGCCTTCTTCTCGGGCGCGCTCGCGGCTGGGGCCATGCTATTCCTCAATCAGCGCACCAAGCTCCGCGAGGATGCGATCATCGGCCTGATCTTCACCTCCTTCTTCGGTCTCGGCCTCTTCATGGTCTCCCTCTCGCCCACCTCCGTGAACATCCAGACCATCGTCCTGGGCAACATCCTCGCCATTACCCCTGAGGACACCCTGCAGCTTGCCATCATCGGCTGCGTCTCACTGGCCATATTGTTCGTCAAATGGAAGGACCTGATGGTCACCTTCTTTGATGAGAGCCACGCCCGCTCCATCGGGCTCAACACCACTCTCCTGAAGGTCCTGTTCTTCACCCTGCTCTCCGCCTGCACGGTGGCGGCCCTCCAGACCGTGGGCGCCTTCCTCGTCATCGCCATGGTGGTGACGCCCGGCGCCACCGCCTATCTGCTGACTGATCGCTTCCAGCGTCTCCTGGTCCTCAGCATCGCCATCGGCGCCCTCACCAGTTTCATCGGCGCCTATATCAGCTATTTTCTCGACGGCGCCACCGGCGGCATCATCGTGACGCTGCAGACGCTGGTCTTCCTGACCGCGTTCGTTTTTGCGCCGAAGCATGGCATGCTCGCCTCCCGGCTGAAGGCCGCCCGCGCCCTGGAGGCGGCACAGTGA
- a CDS encoding metal ABC transporter permease → MDLFAALLRPFEFEFMRNALMISVLVALPTALLSCFLVLKGWSLMGDAISHAVLPGVVLAYILGIPLAIGAFAAGMTCALATGFLKENSRIKQDTVMGVVFSGMFGIGIVLYTKIETEVHLDHILFGDMLGVGWQDILETAVIAAITAGIILFKWRDLLLHAFDPVQAKAVGLRVRLLHYSLLCLLSLTIVGALKAVGIILVIAMLISPGAIAFLLTRTFGGMLTLAVALAVGSSFLGVYLSFFIDSAPAPTIVLLMAVCFIAAFLYSTGKAARASAQEI, encoded by the coding sequence ATGGATCTCTTTGCGGCACTTCTGCGCCCCTTCGAGTTCGAGTTCATGCGCAATGCGCTGATGATCTCGGTTCTCGTGGCGCTCCCCACCGCCCTCCTCTCGTGCTTCCTCGTCTTGAAGGGCTGGTCCCTGATGGGCGATGCCATTTCCCACGCGGTGCTCCCGGGAGTGGTCCTCGCCTACATCCTGGGCATCCCCCTCGCCATCGGCGCCTTTGCCGCCGGCATGACCTGCGCGCTCGCCACTGGCTTCTTGAAGGAGAACAGCCGCATCAAGCAGGACACCGTGATGGGCGTCGTCTTCTCCGGCATGTTCGGCATCGGCATCGTGCTCTACACCAAGATCGAAACCGAGGTGCATCTGGATCATATCCTGTTCGGCGATATGCTCGGCGTCGGCTGGCAGGATATTCTGGAGACCGCCGTCATCGCCGCCATAACCGCCGGCATCATCCTCTTCAAATGGCGCGACCTCCTGCTTCATGCATTCGATCCGGTCCAGGCGAAGGCGGTGGGGCTGAGGGTCCGGCTCCTGCATTATAGCCTCTTGTGCCTCCTCTCGCTCACCATCGTCGGCGCCTTGAAGGCCGTCGGCATCATCCTCGTCATCGCCATGCTGATTTCGCCCGGCGCCATCGCCTTCCTGCTGACGCGCACCTTTGGGGGCATGCTGACGCTGGCGGTCGCCCTGGCCGTGGGATCGTCCTTCCTCGGCGTCTATCTCAGCTTCTTCATCGACAGTGCCCCCGCCCCCACCATCGTGCTCCTGATGGCCGTCTGCTTCATCGCGGCCTTCCTCTATTCCACCGGCAAGGCCGCCCGGGCGTCAGCCCAGGAGATCTGA
- a CDS encoding DMT family transporter gives MTSGKVPGEGALSRLLGSSGAAIALVCVAAVTFTGSDILTKQLTGSLPVLEVAWLRYASFSALLIVLALAQRRGSVVRPRALPLQIGRGVMMSASTFLYAAGLAHLPIAVAAATNFVSPVFITLLAGLILRETISLPRWGVVLLGLAGVLVVIRPGTAAFDPAIVFPLAAALSFAFGAIATWSIAKQDGPVITLLCTALVGLVILSAPLPFLWVPLSWDQALLGFGVGLSSTIGHYLVIQAARLADASLLAPFFYLQIVSNGILGYVFFSSVPDLWTVVGSGLIIASGAMAFLLKR, from the coding sequence GTGACAAGCGGCAAGGTTCCGGGCGAAGGGGCCCTGTCGCGCCTGCTCGGATCATCCGGCGCGGCGATTGCCCTCGTCTGCGTCGCCGCCGTGACGTTCACCGGTTCGGATATCCTGACCAAGCAGCTTACCGGCAGCCTTCCGGTGCTGGAGGTCGCCTGGCTCCGCTATGCCAGTTTCTCCGCATTGCTGATCGTCCTGGCCCTCGCCCAGCGCCGCGGCAGCGTCGTGCGGCCGCGGGCGCTGCCGCTGCAGATCGGGCGCGGCGTGATGATGTCGGCCTCGACCTTCCTTTATGCGGCGGGTCTCGCGCATCTGCCGATCGCCGTAGCGGCGGCGACGAATTTCGTGTCACCGGTGTTCATCACCCTGCTGGCCGGGCTGATCCTGAGAGAGACGATCAGCCTGCCGCGATGGGGGGTGGTCCTCCTGGGATTGGCGGGAGTGCTGGTGGTCATCCGGCCGGGAACGGCGGCGTTCGACCCGGCGATCGTCTTCCCCCTGGCCGCCGCCTTGAGCTTTGCCTTCGGCGCCATCGCCACCTGGAGCATCGCCAAGCAGGATGGCCCGGTGATCACCCTGCTGTGCACGGCGCTGGTGGGACTGGTCATCCTGTCCGCGCCCCTGCCGTTTCTGTGGGTGCCGCTGTCGTGGGACCAGGCGCTGCTCGGGTTCGGGGTGGGGCTCTCCAGCACCATCGGGCATTATCTGGTGATCCAGGCGGCACGGCTGGCGGATGCCTCGCTGCTGGCGCCGTTCTTCTATTTGCAGATCGTGAGCAACGGGATCCTCGGATATGTCTTCTTCAGTTCGGTTCCCGATCTGTGGACCGTGGTCGGCTCGGGGCTGATCATCGCCAGCGGGGCGATGGCCTTTCTGCTAAAGCGGTGA